The segment AAGTCGACGCGTACTCCCAGGCGTTCGACGGCGTCGTGGAGGAGGGCGGTGGTGGCGTACTGAGGGAGCAGGAGAACGTCGGGGTAGGGAGTCCCGATGCTGTCCGGGGCGGTGGCGTGCATGCGCCAGCCCTTGGTGAACGGGCCGAGGTGCAGTCCCATCGGAGGGTAGGGGCCGCCTGCCGCGCGGGCGGCGTCGGCGAGGCCCAGGTCGTCGAGGACTTCCAGGGTGCGGGGCTGGATGCCCTTGGCACGTGAACCCTGGAAGCCCTTCTCGTCGCGCTCCACGAGTCGTACCGATATGCCTCGGCGGGCGAGGTCGAGGGTGAGGGCGAGCCCGACGGGCCCCGCGCCGATGACGGTGACGGCGGTGTCTGCCGTCTTCACCGCCGTGACCGCCGCCACCTCTGCGGCCTCCGCGACCGCTGCGACCGCTTCCTTCGATTCCGGCATGTCCGACGCTCCTTGCCGTCCCCCGGGTGCGCGCAGGAGTGCGCACACCTCAGCTTTACGGATACAACGTATCCGAAAGCTCGGGAGATCGGGGCGCTCAGCCGTGCGGCAGGATGACCGCCCGGCCGTTGACGCGTCCCTCGTGCAGCCGCTCGTAGGCCTTCGGCGCCTCGTCCAGGCCGTACGTCTCGACGTGGACGTCGACCGCGCCCGAGCGGGCCAGGTCGAGCACCTCGATCAGCTCGGTCCGGGTCCCCCAGTACGGGGAGGTGACCGAGACCTCGTACGGCAGGGCGCCGAATCCGACGGGCAGGGTGCCGCCGCCGAGACCGACGATCGTGACGTCGCCCTCGACCGCGACCATCGCACCGGCGGCCGTCACGGTGGGCTGGACGCCCACGAAGTCGAGGACGACCTCGGCACCGCGCCCGCCGGTCAGTTCGCGGACCGTGGGGGCTGCCGCGGCGTCGGACAGGACCGTCTCGTGCGCGCCGACGGTGCGGGCGAGGGCGAGCTTCTCCTCCGAGACGTCCAGGGCGATGACCCGGGCCGCCGTCATGGCCCGCAGGAGCTGGACGGCGACGTGGCCGAGCCCGCCCGCGCCGATGACGACGGCGGTGCTCCCGGGAACCAGCTTGG is part of the Streptomyces sp. NBC_00250 genome and harbors:
- a CDS encoding NAD(P)-dependent alcohol dehydrogenase, which translates into the protein MKALQYRTVGAPPEVVTVPDPEPGPGQVLLKVTAAGVCHSDIAVMSWSADQLPFPLPLTLGHEGVGTVAALGPGAGGFAVGDAVAVYGPWGCGSCFRCAQGKENYCLRAAELGIRPPGLGAPGAIAEYMIVDSPRHLVPLGGLDPVQAVPLTDAGLTPYHAVKRSLPKLVPGSTAVVIGAGGLGHVAVQLLRAMTAARVIALDVSEEKLALARTVGAHETVLSDAAAAPTVRELTGGRGAEVVLDFVGVQPTVTAAGAMVAVEGDVTIVGLGGGTLPVGFGALPYEVSVTSPYWGTRTELIEVLDLARSGAVDVHVETYGLDEAPKAYERLHEGRVNGRAVILPHG